From the genome of Bombyx mori chromosome 7, ASM3026992v2:
acgagcgactagcgattttacaaaagttgcgaataaaaaattaagtaagtacttgcggggagctaccggctgggcgcatgaaaaatataaacacaaatacctatattaaaattcagacgtaccataggtataaaaatgtacctagcggccaggacatacggttcaaaatcactaggaataattccgtgtcgcttgctcatttattttgcgtcgatcggtctgtctcgctcgctctgttccgttcgtgtattaagcaacattacacgacaaagaaagaaacatgttgggtgatagtctctaatatattaagtgtataatctatgggtgatagtgtgatgtttgtttccttcgcgtaatgtgtgatgttgcattacatcgtagagtaatattacccgagtaatatcactcgcattacttacacatgtctagtgGCAAGTTGTTTTGACTTTTGAATGTACATAGTTGAACAAATTATACTACTGATAAAGTTGAAAAATAATTACCTATCAtcattcataattattatttcaactaTCGCTAATGTCATATAACTTGTAACTTTGTAAGTTTAATTTactgaaaatagaaaaatgacCCGGAAACATACCTTTGTTGGTGCTTACGCTCATTCCGATAACAAAAGACAACTTTCTGTATGTTTCGGGTTTTTGACTATTGAAAATGGAAAGGTAAAATATTAGAAAACAATTACAACTGAACATTTTATGTTAGTATTAACTTAAGTTGCTCGATAACATCTTTAAGAGCTACATGTACATATTTATCTCTGGAagtaaaatacattataaatgtTACATATGTGTCAGTGCACATTAAATCTTAATTAACCTTAAAGCATAACCATTCCTTTGCACGTTAATGTTCTGTTTTAATGAcattacattttgttttaatcACAAAATATTTCAGATAACACAAAAAGGATCAATTGAAGAGTTTGAAGAGCTTCTCAGTGCTGGTAAATTCAGTGAGCACATTGTAATAAATCTAAGTGATAGTCAATTAATAATTCCTGGATTTATTGACTGTCATATCCATGCTCCACAATTCCCCAACATTGGCCTCGGCTTAGACAGACCTTTACTTGAATGGCTGGACAAATATACATTCCCATTAGAAAAGAAGTACAGTGACACTGTATTTGCAAGTAAAGTCTATGATCAAGttgttgtaagtttgtatataaCATTCAAGACATTcctttattgttaaaaaattggTTGCATTGCATTTCCAGAGGAAATTTTACCAAATTCCAAATTACTCTTAAATTAAGTTTATAGCGTTTCCTGAGAGCTGGCTTACTTTCTTCTATGAGTAATTGACATTTCTTCTATGAGAACGAGTTAACAAAGCTTAGTTAGCAGGAAGCCTATGTATGTATTACTGGTATCCTTATTTATGGTTACTAGTTATAGTTGTACAATTCCTTCATTCCTGtccttcatttttataaaataatttatacaaatCTTACTATCCCTCAGAAATAGCATCTTGTCGTTTTCTGTACCCTTCACAATGTGTATGTAAAATGTTAAGATTGTTTTAGAAGTTAAAATGTAAAAGCAatcaaatacatttttacatttataatgttattttgatgACTGTGCTTGACTGAATAAAGCTATCGGAGATTATCTATTCATTGTTAATATGCTGTGCAACACTAAAAAATATGTCTATATCAGTatttgacataataaaaaaataagaaacttTTCACATTTTCAGCAAAGATTGTTAAAAAATGGCACAACCACAGCTTGCTACTTTGGATCATTACATTTGGATGGTACATTAGAGCTAGTGAAGAGTGTCCTCAAGTATCATCAAAGGGCATTTGTTGGAAAAGTCAGCATGAATTTACAGAATGATGCAGGATACTATAATTCCACAGAAAAGGAATTGCAAGACACTGAAGAGTTTGTACAGAAAGTACTAGACTACAAAGTAAGCTTGGAATTCATTtcatacattatatttatttgttaatgtgGTTTAGTTTTCATTACTTTAGCAGAGAACAGAAACTTAAAATATACAGGCTTGAGCTATAATTGCTGAACTGAGCTGTAATTGTGATATTAGTTACTAACTTCATAGTTGTTGTCAAATACCAAGACCTCTAACCACTTGTCATTTGTGATTCCAATAAACGTTCATTTTCAATAACCATAACAAACTTAATTCAAATATAACTTGTAGgttaattttatagttaaaatgcttcttttttattttcagaatgAGCTAATTCAACCAGTTGTCACACCAAGATTTGCTGTCAGTTGTGATCATCAACTGTTAAGTGGACTCGCAATGATCGCTAACAAATATGGTTGTAGTATGCAGGTGAATAATAAACATGTTctttaacaatattaaaatatattttaaaagttgaACATTAACAATTAAGACCCCTGACTCTTGATTTTTGGAAAAGCAATTGTTTCTAACAATCACAGAAtacaaattattgttttgatatAAGTTGTGATGGCTATATGTGTCTGGGATCACtttcattttaatgtaaaatttatacaACTCTTTTATATGATAAAAGATAAGTAACccattataatttattctttatttatggTCTTAATTTTcagcattttattattatttacagagTCAtgtgtgtgaaaatttaaaggaaataaattatgttttggaaataaaTCCACGCTGCAAAAGTTATTGTGAAGTTTATGACAAGAGTAAAATTTTGCATGAAAAGGTAGAAAATAATTTTGGTATTTACTTCTTTAAATTTACGTCTTATTACATGATACATACAATGACTAATGAACAT
Proteins encoded in this window:
- the LOC101735528 gene encoding guanine deaminase isoform X2 produces the protein MTRKHTFVGAYAHSDNKRQLSVCFGFLTIENGKITQKGSIEEFEELLSAGKFSEHIVINLSDSQLIIPGFIDCHIHAPQFPNIGLGLDRPLLEWLDKYTFPLEKKYSDTVFASKVYDQVVQRLLKNGTTTACYFGSLHLDGTLELVKSVLKYHQRAFVGKVSMNLQNDAGYYNSTEKELQDTEEFVQKVLDYKNELIQPVVTPRFAVSCDHQLLSGLAMIANKYGCSMQSHVCENLKEINYVLEINPRCKSYCEVYDKSKILHEKCIMAHAVHLTDEEIDLLSKKGVSVAHCPASNTRLKSGLCPVRKLLDNNIVVGLGTDVSGGDSATILDAVRRTMDVSTCLELQGADNYSLDWKEAFYLATLGGAKALNLDDKIGNFEVGKDFDALLIDAYAPGGPIDEYEYTVDENKEEHAVSLLQRFIYLGDDRNILQVYVKGKSVKTI